TAAAAGCTCTTTAGTACGTTTTGGAACTGTTTTTGGACCGAGAACTGCCCCTGGACGGCTTTTCATGTCAAGGTAATCTGTTTCCATTAGAAAATTATTTCCCTTTTTTAATCCCTCAACTAAAACGCTTCTTGTTGCAATTAAAGATGGTGTTAAACCATGGGTTTCCTCTTCACTAACAAGAGGCCCTGAGAAATGTTTTATGACCCGTTTTCTATCAATTCCTGCTTTATCAGCCATTTCAGCAAATTCTAAAAACTGTTTTTCACCAGCACTTTCAGTGTGGAGCTGTAAAGCGCAATCAGCATCTGCAGCAAGTTCCATTGCGTACAGGATAAGTTTATTGTGGACTTCAAGCTCTTCTTTTGAAACTTCATAGTGTGGCCGCCCTATTTCCCCCATTGCAATGGCTTCACCTTCCAGTACCAGTTTCTGCGCTGATTCCAGAGCTTCTCTCATCATTTTTTCAGCGATGGAAAGTTCCATACAGTTTTCAATGCGTCTTGAAAGTTCTGCAGGATGAGGTCCAACAATTGCAAACGCTTTTACATCAACCCCGGCATTTATTTTACCCACGCATTTTATGACAAGCTCCATAGCCTCATTAAAGCTACATGATCTTCGGGCAGTCCATGTGGGTTTATTTGGAATGATCATAACATTTCCTCCGGCCCTCTGGAATTTTTTAGCAACTTCAACAGGACCTTCGCCGTTTAAAGGGTCAACATGTATATGGTTATCTGTAATAATCAGATCTTTCATAGAATTGCCTCAGAGAGCTTATCTGTAAAAAATTTATTCTATTTTCTACTCATCACTAGAGCATTTTCAAAGATACTTACGGGAGGATAAATCCCTGTCCATATTTTAAAGGCTTCAACTCCCTGATAAATTAACATTTTAATGCCAGATACAGTTTTTGCTCCACAGTTTTCAGCTTCTCTTAGTAGACCTGTTTTCAAGGGATTATAAACAATATCATTAACAATGAGATTTTCATGCATCATCTCTGATTTAACAATCGGTTCATCGTCAGTATGGGGATACATTCCAATGGGAGTGGTGTTAATCAGAATATCAGCATCTAAAAGCTCATTTTCAAGCCTTTTACCAAAATCTGCAGTTTTAACATCTAAATTCAGTTTTTCAACAATATTTTTTTGAAGGTTAAGGGCGTTTTCAGGAGTTCTATTTGCAATTACAAGTGATCCTGCACCTTCAAGGAGTATTTGAAATGCAATGGCACGTGCTGCTCCTCCAGCACCTAAAATAATAATTTTTTTATTTTTCACAGTGCTAACTTCTTCAATGGCCTTAACAGCACCAATACCGTCTGTGTTAAATCCTTTGGCGTGATTTCCATTGAATTTAATGGTGTTAACAGCACCGATAAGCTCTGCAATTTTATCTACAGAATCAAGGTGCTTAATAACTTCTGTTTTATGGGGAATGGTCACATTAAGCCCTTTTATGTTTAAAGATTTTGACCCCATTATTGCATCTTCAAGAGCATTTTCAGCCACTAAAAAAGGCACGTAGATATAGTCAAGGCCTAAATACTTAAAAGCAGCATTATGCATTAGTGGGGATAAACTGTGCTCTACAGGATTTCCAATTATTCCAGTAACGTTGGTCTTACCAGTTATCATTTTATCCTCTTAATCTTAATTGATTTTTTAATCTGCTTATGAACATATCAATAGAATATTTTATATTGTATCAGATAATAAAGATTGGTGTATTAAATGGGAGAAACATTAAAGTTTGAAAATAGAGGAGAAATTTGATGGCTGTAAAGCAAAGATTTGTTCTGGATACAACTGCATTTACAGATATGCAGCTTAGAAAAGAATTTGGAAACGAAAGCCTGACAGAAACAGTAAATTTACTGATAGATCTAATTGCCAAGTCACGGATAAAGCTTAACATGAGCTGTCACATGCCTCCAATAACATATAAAGAACTTATAAATTATTTAACCAGATATGAATGCCCTGAAGAAGTACTGGTGAAAACTGAGACATGGATCGTCAAAAAAACTCCTGATAGATACGAAACCAAAATCCCCTCTGAAATATTTTATGAATATGTACAGGATATGAGGGAGCGGATGAATAAAGGAATGAGAATATCCGAAAATGCATTATGGGAAACTGCTGTAGAGTCAATGGTCATGTTATCCAAAGGAAATAAAAAATCAGATATTGAGCTTGAAATTATTGGATCTGCAATTAAAGACTTCAGGAAAAAATACAGGGCTGCATTAAGAAAAGGTACCCTTGACAGCGCTCCTGATCTGGATGTGCTCCTTCTGGCCAAGGAATTGGGTGCAGGTGTTGTAGCAGCAGATGAAGGTATCAGAGTTTGGGCAGAAAGACTTGGATTAAGGTTTTTAAGTGCAAAATCATTCCCAAAAATGGTTGGAGAATATTTAAAATATTATGAATGAAATGTTATCTTTTGATCTTGAAATGGTTGATTTTAACTCATCTACCTCTTTTTTAGACCCATAATAAAAGATCTTCTGTCACACATCTCATCATTAGTGTTGCAGATAGAGTTTCTAACCCATTTATAAACTTTTTTTGTTTGTGTGTATTGCCAGGTTTGGGAAATTATGTTTATTCCGTTTTCAGGTCTTTGTACATCAAACAAACCTTTTATCATTTCTATCATTTTTTCACCATATTTTTAAAGGAATTTCAATCCCTCAAAAATTCAAAGAATTTTTGGGGCCAGCAAAAACATAGTTTTGCGGTTCAGGAAACGGAGCTAACAAATCTTTCGATTTGTGCTCCAAAAACCTTCGGTTTGAGAGTTTCCTTCAACGCCAAAAAAATCTTCAGTTTTTTTGAGCGCTGAAATTAGTTTATTTTTTAACTTTTTTGTGCATATATATTTATCTATCACAGGTAGATTTCAATCCTAAAATAGTCTAATTTTAACTTTTCTGCCATAAATACATTGTTATCGTCGATCCCTAATTCATAAATTCTTTTATATGGATCAACGACTTTAATTTCATGCTTTTTTAATGCAAATATAAAATTTCATTCATTTTATAGATATTTGGGAGACAAATACAGGATAAATAATTAACTTATAAACTGAAAGCATTT
This sequence is a window from Methanobacterium sp.. Protein-coding genes within it:
- a CDS encoding TatD family hydrolase yields the protein MKDLIITDNHIHVDPLNGEGPVEVAKKFQRAGGNVMIIPNKPTWTARRSCSFNEAMELVIKCVGKINAGVDVKAFAIVGPHPAELSRRIENCMELSIAEKMMREALESAQKLVLEGEAIAMGEIGRPHYEVSKEELEVHNKLILYAMELAADADCALQLHTESAGEKQFLEFAEMADKAGIDRKRVIKHFSGPLVSEEETHGLTPSLIATRSVLVEGLKKGNNFLMETDYLDMKSRPGAVLGPKTVPKRTKELLRDGILTEEDAYMIHVEMTEKVYGISERVL
- a CDS encoding shikimate dehydrogenase; translated protein: MITGKTNVTGIIGNPVEHSLSPLMHNAAFKYLGLDYIYVPFLVAENALEDAIMGSKSLNIKGLNVTIPHKTEVIKHLDSVDKIAELIGAVNTIKFNGNHAKGFNTDGIGAVKAIEEVSTVKNKKIIILGAGGAARAIAFQILLEGAGSLVIANRTPENALNLQKNIVEKLNLDVKTADFGKRLENELLDADILINTTPIGMYPHTDDEPIVKSEMMHENLIVNDIVYNPLKTGLLREAENCGAKTVSGIKMLIYQGVEAFKIWTGIYPPVSIFENALVMSRK
- a CDS encoding RNA ligase partner protein, with product MAVKQRFVLDTTAFTDMQLRKEFGNESLTETVNLLIDLIAKSRIKLNMSCHMPPITYKELINYLTRYECPEEVLVKTETWIVKKTPDRYETKIPSEIFYEYVQDMRERMNKGMRISENALWETAVESMVMLSKGNKKSDIELEIIGSAIKDFRKKYRAALRKGTLDSAPDLDVLLLAKELGAGVVAADEGIRVWAERLGLRFLSAKSFPKMVGEYLKYYE